The Cynocephalus volans isolate mCynVol1 chromosome 5, mCynVol1.pri, whole genome shotgun sequence genomic sequence CAACACACCCCATGAGCACCACCCTCCcaggcagtattttttttttatgagttcCTTACTAATATTTCAGCAAATACGAAGCAAAAAGAAGACTCCACCCCGCCAAGGGCAGTGCCCAGAACTCACCTGTTCTTGATGGGGCCTCGAAAGGAGGGGTCATATTTGACTGGTTTCCCTGAGGGGCATGGGGAGGAGTGTGGAGAATGAGGCATGGGGGAGTCACACTCCCCATATCTTGCCCCTCCTGAATCACCCCATACCCTCAGGTGTTGGAGGGGAGATAGacaggggcaggcctggcaggaggGGGACACTAGGGAGCAGGGAAAGCAGGAGGGGGCCTGGTCAGCAGCTCACTGTGAACTCTGCTGGGTGGCTGTGGGGGATGGGAAGGAAGCCTAGGAAATGACCTtgattcctgcccccaccctggcccatttctccttccagctGGGATGTGGGACTTTGTGTCTCAGTGGCTCTCAAACCTTTATCCTTATCCCTCTGCATCCCCTACACCCTGCCCAAGACCCACACCGATCTGGAGCTCCGCAGCAAGGTCACAGTTCCTCCCTGTATCTGCGCAGGCCTTGCCTCCACCCTCTGGCCTGAGGCCATGGGTTAAGAAACTGGAGCCAAAGGTGTCAGCCCCTGCAGTAACTGGGTAGGAAGGGGACCCCTGTAGACCCCCACTCTGAAGGAGTCTCAGTCCCTAGCCACTGCCAGGCTCTGGGCGGGTAGTCAGCGTGACACCCGAGCCCGCTGTTGAGATTGTGGACACGTCCGGTTCCTGGTCCTCCCTGAGTACACACAGGGAAGAGGTGGGGCCAGGCAGCCAGGGTCCTCTGTGGGCACcagggagggaggacagagggCTTGGCAAGAgtctgggaaggggtggggtcCATTCTCCCCAGGTGCTCTGGGCTCGGACTCTGTCCTTCCATGGCTCACGGACATAAAGTCAATGATTGATCTAAAGCTGCTTCAGTAAATCTACTGGGAAGTCCTCACTGCCCCTTGCCATATCTCCCTACAGGACACAAGCCCCACCTGGGGGATGTCCCTTCCTGGAGGTTCCCTCCCATCCAGACCAGGAGCTCAGACCCCAAAACCCTGAGGGACCTCTGCAGGCTGGTACCCAGCCCTCACTGCTCATGGGATTGCAGATGCTGGTCCCCAGTTCCCACCTCAGGCTCCCAGGCCGCCTATTCCTTAGGACCTCTGGGACAGGCTCCCAGTCCCCTCTCCCCTCAGGCCTCATCCTTCACAGGAACCCCAAAAGGCCCTGCCCCTAATCCTCACAGTGCCTGAGGACAGGCTCCTACTCCTTATTCCTAAGAGACCCTGCAGCAAGCCCCACCCCCCTCTTCACAAAGACCCTTAGCCCCGACTCCTCACAGGGATCCCCAGCAGAACCCACTCCTGCCCCGACCACAGAGACCCCAGCAGGCAGACCCTCAGTGCCTTTCCCCCTCAGGGACCTGGAATCTAGGCTGAAACTCCTCCTCTTTACTGGGACCCCAGCCTCACCCCTGCAAAGCTCTGCAGCACAAGACACTCCCAACCCCTGAGCCCCATTGTCCTGCTCAGGGACCCAACCCTGCCCTCAGGACCTAGAGTCCAGGCCTGAAATCTTCCTACCTCCTCCTGGGGGCCCCAGCCCCAATTCCTCACAGACTCCCAGACCCCACCTTTACCCCAAAGCCTCCCTAGCAAGGTCTGCTAGCCCCTGAGCCCCATCCTACTCCTGGGACTCTGACTCTGCCTCCTTGCTTTGGCTCCTGTTTCCTGGGTTCTGCCCACAGGGACCCAGGACTCTCCCAGTTCCTCTCCCCGGAGATAGCCTCAGCCACCACTCTCTGCAGTCtggccccccaccccctccacaggGTCCAGTCTCCACTCCCAGCCTGGCCCCCAGCCTCACCGTAGACCTCATCTTCCTCATGCTTTCCCCCCATGGCTCAGGCTCCGGAGTGATTGGAGCCCTGGAGACCTGGCGCCTCACCTGCTGCCCGCCCCACACTGCCCACGTCACAGCCACACCCCCGCCTGTAGTCCTGACACACTCCAGTTCCTCCTTCTCCACTCCATGCCCAGGGGAAGCCTGAGCCTGGGATGGGGGATCAGGCGCTGCTTGCTGGGGGAGCCGCAGACCTGGCACGCTCTGGTGAGAAAAGTCTTAACTTTACAAACTACCTCAACTGTTCTACACTCCATCCACACCCTCCCCCAAAGACCAAGTTTTGGGATTTGCCCTTATTTAAGCCCTTGACTGACCCTGCCCACAGTGGTCCCCCCACTGCAGCCACACCTGCCCAGCCCGCTTCCCGTCTCACTCTGCCCCTTGGACCCACATTCCCTCTGGCTGTTGTGCTTCCTCCCCACAGCGATCACTGGGACAGTTTATTAGCAAACCCAAAATTTATTGAGAACAAAAGAAACCAGTTGGCATAGAGGCCCAATTTCAATTCATCAAGCTTCAGCTGAGGATGGGGAGCAGGGGCATGGCCAGCCCTGAAGTCACCCTCCCAGGGAGGAACCAGCTCTGGGAGAGCAGGGCTGTCAGACCTCCAGGGCCTGGCTGGGGTCTCTAGTCAAGGAATGTGTGAAGGGGTAGTGGGGAGAGAAGATGGTAGCCACCCCAGGCACGGGCAGTGGCTGGGGAAGCTGATGAGCTGGTAGCCATCCGGTTAGGGAAGGGAGGGTGTGGTCCATTCTCAGGTGTTGACGGGGGGCAGGGAATTGAGCTCAGGCAGCAGCTCGGGGTGGGGGTCCAGGCGGGCCATGCGGCTCTGCTCCAGGGCGATGGCCTCGGCAGAGTGTTTACACTTCTCAGAGCCACACTGGCAGgtgaaatatttgctttttatgtcCCAGAAGCGGTCGCCATAGTCAAACCTGTCAGCAGAGCATAGGAGCAGATGGAACCTGGACTCAGCTGCCCAGAGATCACCCCGGGAGCATCCCGCTCCTCAGGAGGGACCCAGGCACCCACCCCCATCTTCTCCAGATGGGTTCTAAGCCCTTGCATGTTCTATAGACTTGCAGCATAAGTATCAccgagaacttgttagaaatgcagagtcctGGGCCCTaccccaaacctactgaatccAAATCTCTCTGTGAGGCTCAGGACTCTGTTTTAACAAGTCCTGTAAGGGACACTTATGTACACCCAAGTCTGAGACGCTCTACTGTAACACAGGCCGGGAAACCAGGTGCTCCCAGCCTTCAGGTCCCAGGCTTGCTATGACCCCCACACCCCTGGCAGAGTCCCAGTCGCCTCACCCTAGCTCCTCCCCAGTCCGGATGTCCCGGGAACTGAAGAAGGCGATGCGTGGAAATCGCAGGTCTTGGTGCAGCATGAAGACCCGGACAGGGATGATGTTGGGGTCGCACAGGTGGTTAATGAAGCGGCTGATGTTACCATAGTAACGGGCATCAATGCAGTACACCTCTCCATCCTGACGGGAGGGTGTCACTCTTCACAACTATCCCCACCCTGCTTGCCTGGCCAGCCTCCCCACCCACTGACCACCCAATCCCTCCTCCTCTGGTTCCCATCTGCTGACTGCCCAGGAGCTCCAGAAACCCAGCCACTGTAAGTAGCGGGGACAGAGGATCTTCTGCTTACCTTGTTGTCTAAGTCGAAGAGATAAGAATCATCCTCTCTCACGTCAGCCTCAGCATCGGAGATCAGCTCCCCGACATACCTGTTGGACAGGAATTGATGGTTCTGAAAGTGAGCAGAGGTTATTGGGAAGTGGCTCCAGGACCTGTCTCTCCTCACAATCCCACAGAATCCTCTTCCACAACCGTCAGCTTCCCCTCACTGTCCAAGAACCTTGCAGACCAACACTAGTGCTAGGGTTGGGGTGGGTAACCCAAGGCACATAGGGGGCCCAGGATCAGGAGGGGGAACATAGGGACAGGGCACAGTCCTGCCAGCTGGGGTCTCCACTGGGCAGCTGGGACAACAGGCAGGACGGCAGGTATGGGGAAGGAAAGACCCAGAGAAGCAGTGGTGGGGAAGTTAAAGGGCAGGGTTGAAGCCTCGAGTGAGCGCAGAGACAGATGCCAAGTCTCTGTGGTTAAGGGGATTAGTATCTAGGGGCAGGTGGCTTGGGTGGAGGTTTATGTCTTAGGAACCACCCAGCAGGTGGTGGGTGACGTAGAGCTAAAGGATAGGAGAGGGGTCAGGGTTGCAGGAAGAGATGGAGTCCCAGGAGCAAAAGGAACTCAGGGAATGAGTGGGTGTGAGGACACCACATTCGGATagtggaggaaggagaaggagccagTCTTGCGGGGCGGCGGGGGGCTGATGCCTAGAGAAAAGAAGATGGAGACACAGGGAGCCGGTGCTGGGGTGGCACGGGGAGTGACTGTCAAGAGGCAGCTTTGGCAGAGGGATGAGGGCAAAGGCAGATTTTGCCAGGACTAAGCAGTGAGTGGATGGTGGGATGCAGAGGCCCAGGAGGAAGGGGCCACCTGTCTGAGAAATTCATACAATGTGACAGAGAGAAACTGCATGGTCCCTTGAATAGTCAAATGGGTCTaaagggttgtttttttttttaaaaaaaaaaaaggccaaagaaGATCTTGGTAAGTTTGAGGGCCATGGGGTAGAGCTGGGCGAGACTGCAGATGATGGGCAGAGAAAGAACTGATGGATAAGGACAGGCCCCTGAGCAGgtagacagaaaaataaagttcaaagaggttaagtaacttggccaagtTCACCTGGCAGCACAGAGggctcaaacccaggtctgtctccaAAACTGGCACTTTCTCTAGCTaggaagggcagggagagggtgtttgaggcagaggggagggaagacGCAGGCAGTGGGAAGATGCAGGCAGCGGTGACCCAGCTCTGTAGTTTGGGCAGAGGTGGGGCAGGCACAGGCCTTGGcagtggggatggggatgggaatCAGGGAGGCTGGCCAGAGTGGGCAGGAGAAGGGACGCGACCCTGTTCatcagggaggaggaagagagggaggctGGCAGTCAGCAGTAGCCGTGCACCTCCCCACTCCCAGGTGCCAAGGTTCCCACAGCCAACTCACTCGCAGATGAAGGTCCCCTGGGGGATGGTCTGCAGGGCACGGACCCCCCAGCCCATCTTGGCTGTCCGGTAGAGCTGCAGCCGcaccctgggggtgggagagagagatgttGGGTGGAGGGACCTAGAAAAACcccaggggaagggaggaaagagggtaGGTGAGTGGAGGGCAGGCTacaggggcagggaggggcctCACTTGATGCCACTCTGCACTACCCGGTTCTTGCAGTTTCTCCAGCAGGAGCACGCCTGGTTACACTCGAAAATCAGGGGGGGCTCGATCTTGTTAAATTCCTGGAGCAGCCGCCCATCCTGGGGTGCAGAGTGAAGGGAAGACCATGGTTTCTATGTGGGACCCACCTCAGCTGCCCAGGACTCCCAAGACTCTACAGAAAAATCCACCACTGACCTCAACCCAGAGAtagggaggatgggaggggtggAGAGGCCACACAAGCTCTGAGATCAGAGAACAGGAAATACACAGGTATTAATCCCTGATTTGCATATACCCGGGTGCAGGCCCATCTCCGTTCCGGTAGTGGCCCAGGACTCCCCAGGTCTCGCCCTGCCCTCTGTCACTTCCCCCACAAGGCAGGTGAGGGACAAAGCCTCAGGAAGCTGGTATGAGTGGCTAGCTCCTCTGAAGGAATGGTCAAGTGTCTGTGGCCAGGCAAGGGGCATGTACCTTGTCATACCAGCACCGAATGCTGAGCTGGCCGCACAGGCAGTTGGAGCTAGAGCAGTCGTCCACGCATGTGCAATgctggggtgggaggcagaggaTCAGCTTGGCCCCCAGAATTGGTCTTGGCCCCTCAGCTCTCAGTGCTCCCTGACCCCCTGACTGCTATCCTTTCTCTGGGGTCCAAATTTTAGGACAGTGGGTGGTGCTGGTCCCAGAGAGAGGGGATGAAAATGTTGCTGATGGGGGTGTCCCCAGGGCCACCATGAGCTCATATGACACCTTCATGTGACCTAGAAAAAGATCCCCTTCCCCCAAGGGGATGCAACCCCACCCCAGGGCTCCCTTTGAGCCCCCAGTCCCTTGGTCAGGTGCCCCTGTTGGCCTGCAACTTGCCTAATTGTGTTCAGTGGCTCTGGGTGTCCCTTTGGGAGGGTTCAGGGCCCCCCACTCACTTGCAGGTGGGTGATGTTGCGGTCGATGTTCATGGTGGACGTCTCACAGTTCTCTGAGATGTACTTATAATCCTCCGGGCAGGGCTCCCCATCCACACCATTGACACAGGGGATGGGCACGTTCTCATAGCCCCGAGCCACATCCCTGCAGAAGAGGGGAAGACGGGGCTGGGGAACTGGAGCAGGAGGTGAGGTGTTCCCCTAGGCGCAAGGAGAAGGCTGGGGAAGATTCTGGGGCATGAGAAGAGGATGGGGGAAGTTCTGAGGGTTCACTGGTGCAGGGGAAGTAAGATTGCCAGATAAAATGCAGGATagccagttaaatttgaatttcagataaacaagaaaaagcTTTTTATGTCCTAAATACTGCACAGGACATTCTTACACTAAAACAGCATTAAGTTGTTCACCTGAAATCCTAATTTAATTGGGAGtcctctatttttatttgctatcTTTGGCAAAACTAGTTGTAGGGGGAGGGTCTCAGGGATGTTTTAAGGGTGCAATGGGGCCTGGGGAGCGGGCATCTGGTGGTGCTAGGTGCAGAGAGGGGCCCCAGGGCTCACCGGCAGATGATCTTCTCAGTGCGGATGGCCCGATTTCCCACTCCAAGCCGGAGCTTGCGGTTGAGCTGGAGTGCAAACCACACATCTGAGCGCTCAGGGGTCAGGTCCCACGCTGTGTCCCCCTCCTTATTCCGCAGCTCAGGGTTGGCCCCACGTGACAGGAACAACCTACAGAGGGGACAGACAGAGAGCCCGTGAGTGGGGTCTGGGGCTGTGAGAAATGGGGGCAGCAGACAGGGGTGCCAGGgtgtgggggcaggtgggggctcACAGCACGCAGTCGTGGTAGCTCTCCCGGGCTGCGATGTGCAGGGGTGTGTCCCCATGGTAGTTGACGGCATGGAGGTCGCAGCGGGCGTTCAGGAGGACCTCAGCAATAGCGGCGCTGCCAGTGAAGGAGGCCCAGTGCAGGCAGATGTTTTCCTCctgtggaggtgggaggggaagggataGGGTACAGACAGCTGAGCAACTTGAACCCAGCCTCCACCTTGCTCAGGGGCCTGGGGCTGTCCTTACCTCCCCCAACCCTGACCAAACTCTTACATTGTCAGTAAGGGTGACATCAGCACCCCGTGTCAGCAGCATGCGGATCACATCGATGTGCTTGTGCTCTGCAGCCCAGATGATGGGCGTCCATCCTCCACTGTCCTGTGGGtgggaaggaggtgagggaaggtggggggcagctggccctGGCTCGCCAAAGCAACATAGGTGAAGAGCACGCTCTGCAGTCAGACGCTGAATGCGAACCTCACCAGCTCCACCACTCCCAAGTTGGGGGACCCTATTCGCTAAAAACTGTTTCCCATGTAAAGGAGCCAGAGATTTTTAGAGAAATGATGGACTGAGTCTGGGGCAGGAAATGTGCTGAAAGATCAGGATATGCTCTCAAAGGCTATGGGGTCAAAGGCCACAGGAGCCCACTGCAAGAGGCTTCTCCCGGACAAAGACGGGACAACTCAAAGATTGAGAAGAATGACAATAACAGACTAAAACACATCCAACGTCTGAAAGCCCAACAGTTACTAAGGAACCTCACTGGACGCTTTTGGAGATTAAGGCAGAAACTTATTATTCTGAAaactgataaagagaaaaagtaaaaaaaaaaaaaaaaaaaaaaaaaaaagaaaagaaaagaaaattgaaaagaaatacaaataaagaggaaaaatgagaTGGGGACAGACATGAGCAGTGTGAGTCACAGAGTGAAAGGGCCACAGGTCAGATGGAAGAGAAAGGGGGCCCAAGGCCTGCAGCTGAGCCGAGGAACCTAGGCACCAGCAAACTGGAGGCGCTGACCTGGGCATTGACGTCCACCTGTCCTGTGCTGAGCAGCAGACTGACCATCTCTAAGTTCCCAATTTTGGCTGCATGATGGAGGCAGGTGGAGCCGTCCTCCTCCTGAGGGAGACATGGGCAGATGAGTCCTCTGGCTGGCACTCCCAGCCCGGTCCCTAACTCCCAGAGCCACTCCTTGTCGCCTGCCTGGTCACCACACCTTGCTGTAGACGCAGCCACCGCGCTGCACCATGTAGTGCGCCACCTCCAGGTGGTTGTTCACCACTGCTTCCATCAGTGGCGTCCGCTGCTGCTTGTCCACGGCATTGATGTTGGCTCCAGCCTGTGAGGAGGGGCATGAGGGCTGGCACTGGGGAGGGgttgggcaggggaggggctccAAGGGCCTGGTCAATGAGGCAGAGGGCCGGGCCTGTGCTGACCTGCAGCAGCACATGGCAGATCTCCACGGAGCCCTTCTGGGCGGCCGCATGCAGGGGTGTGCGCTTGCTCTGCTGGTCACTCTGGAAGTTGGGGTCCAGGTTGTCCACTGCGGGGAGAGCCCGCCATACCGGGAGAGGGAGGGACAAATGGTAAGCGAGCTAGGGGGCAGGTGGTGCTTCCTCTAGGAAGGCTTCTCAGGGCCCCAGCCTGGGTCAGGGGCCCCTCCTGGCATTCTCTGTGCTAGCCTCCACCATTGCACTTATCAGAGAAGAAAGAGTTAAGAGCACCAGCTCTGCCTGACTTCACGCCTGGCCCTGCCCCTCAGTACCAGGGTGCACTGGACAAGGTACTTGGCCTCTGTGCCTCTGCACCGGGAAGGCTAAAGTGAGTTAACACATATAAGCACTTGGAACAGTGTTTAGCCCCTATGTGTCaccactgttgccatcaccacgGGGTATGTGTATCCTTCCCCTACCACACAGTCCTTCAGGGCATAGGTCCTTTGTGGCAGTTCTCCTGGCCctgagcccagtgcctggcacacagacaGTGCGCAGTCAAGGTCTGCTGATGGAAGGCGCAGTCTACTCACACAGCATCAGGATCACCTTCTGCAGCTCCCCCTGCTTCACTGACAGGTACAACTGCCGGGGGTGGAACCGGAGCTTCTTCCGCCTGCcatgggagatggggagggaggcagggagggctcCTCAGATTCCAGCATCAGCCTCAACATCTAGCTGACCGCCCTCTTCGCTGTGCCTGAGAGCAACCTCCACCCACTCACCTCTCTGACTCCTGGATGACCAGGGCCTTTTCCAGGGCTTCCCGGCCTGGCCCGGGTGGCAGCCCCACAGCTGAGAGGCAGCCCCCATTGGGCAGGGTCAGAGAAGGCCCTGAGCTGTCGATGGTATCGGCCAGAGGATCGCAGGGTGGGCGTCGGGGTTCCCCATGCCCTCGCATCCGGGCGCTGTGGGAGAGGGTGCTGATGTCTGGGGGtgatggggtggggcagggaagtagcagtagagaaaagggaaagggaaggccAGTACCTGGGTTGGGAAGTGTCTGCTCTCCCAGGAGCATCCTGGGCCAGGGGTGGCGGCGCAGGGGCTGCAGTGCCCGCCGGTGGGGTCCCCCCGTCCCCCCGAGGGATGGTCACCTCCTGGGCCTCGGAAGCATCCTCCCCACAGTGGGGACAGAAGACCATCCCATTCAGCTGGGACACACAGGCCTTGTGGAAGCGGTGGGCCACACGGAAGTCAGGGTGGCACTCTAGGAAGGTGCCCTGGGGACAGGGAAACGATGTGGTCAGGACCTGAGAGCACCCTCCCCCAGGGGGCCTATTGCCTATCTGCCCCACAGATCACTCACCGCTGTACAGAAGTAGCCACAGCCCGGGCAGCAGTGGTGCTTGACCATGCGGGCGCGGTGAGCCTCACAGAGCACCATCAGTGCCACACGGCTGGACGGCCTCATGGTCTCACGCTTGAGGATTGCCGCATTGCAGCCTGACAGCTGCGGGCATGAGGGTAGGCGAGAAGATGGTGAGGCTGCGGCGAGGCTGGATCCCAGGCACCTCCCCCAGCAACCCACGGCCCACCTCTCCATCCACACTCTCGGTGGCCATGCACTTGTGCCCTGCTCGCTCGCTAATGCGGTCGATCTTGGGCGCCTCCATGCGGCAGCTGCAGAGGGGCAATTCCTCAAACCCACGCTCTGTCTCCAGTGAAGATGTGTCATTGGACACCCCTTGGACGGAGGAAAAGGGTCCCTCACCCTCTGGGATCCTTGCCCGGTCCTCACTCCCGTCCTACCTCTCCCTCCATGCTCCAGAACCCCCAAAGCCTGGCCACTGTTCCCTCCCGTTCCTCCTGCCCTGAGGGTGCCCCCTAGCGGTTCCCTGTCCCAGCACTTGGCAATTACCAGCATGGTTGGGGGAGAGGGTCCCCTCGCTGGGTAGCTCCAGGGACCCCAGAGGGACCTCCATGTACTCACTGGGGCCTGAGGAGCCCACACCATTCACTcctgacacagagacagagacagtgagAGTGTGAGCTCACAGGTGCTGGGATGCGGGGCACATGCAGGTGCACACACGTGAGAACTCTCGGGGGGCCGGGAGGAGGTTGGAGGAGGGAACCCAAATGCAGAGCAGCCTCCTTACCTCGTGGCTCCTTGGCCCGCGGAGGTTCCCGCTTCCTCCGTTTCCGAGACGGCTTCACCCACGGACTGTCCttcctccatttcttcttggCCTTGCGCCGGCCACTGGAACCactctggggaggaggaggagagttaGAGACCCTGGCCCTTAACGCCACCCCCTTACATCCTCTGAGGACCCAGACCTCTGTCGCCCCACAGTCCCTGGCCCCTGGCGATGCCAGCTTCCTGCTCTATCCTTACCCTATCTGACTGATTGCCCGattcctcatcctcctcctcttcctcctcttcctcctcctcctcctcctcttcctcctcctcctcctcctcctcttcactcAGTTGTTCGGTCAGAGCTTCAACTTCGGActgggagagaggaaaagtgGGGCTGGGGAAACAGTGATCCCCAGGCCCCAGATCTCCTGGGAAAAACTtgggagagagacagagcaggACATATCCAGCTCCCAGGACTCAATGAGGCAGGATAaagaaaaccaccaccaccactgccaccactgcccagTGATGGTGCCTGGAAGACGGTGACTGTGGaatggagaggaggggaaggtCTGGATAAGGGGAGGGGCACAAAATACTATACAGCAGTGAAAAGGTGCTACAGTTACATACATACATCAATGTGTGTGAATCCTGGCAacataatattaagtaaaaaaaaaaaaatcaagtttcagAAGACAAACATATAGTTTGATACCCTTTTTATAAAGTTCATAAATAGGCAAGACTACCAATGACTGTTAAAAACACTAGATGAAAAGCCAATGAAGAACTTTACAATGAAGAGATCAGGCTGACATCACCTGAACCCATCAGTCAATCTCAATATCACTAACAAGATAAATGACCAGGTATTCTGTGCATCCTGAAGTCATTCAATCAGAAGCATGCGCACCCATTGGCAAGTCTtcttgccaaaaacaaaacaaaacaaaaaggggcaCTGGAAGCTGAACACACTTCTTCATCTATCAGTTTACAAAAAATCTGGGGTAGAGTGAAATGCGTCAGTCCCTACGCCATCAGCCAACTTGTACATGTGAGAAATTCTGTAGGACAAATGAcctggtttcttcaacaaataaatggtgggaaaatttcttttagaagatggggaaggggctggccagttagctcagttggttacagcaggatgtcacaacaccaaggtcagagaTTCAGATCCCCACAagggccagccgccaaaaaacaacaaaacaaaacaaagacaggGAAGCCTATGTATCAAGAGACCTAAGACAAATGTTAATCAAATCGATGTGTGAACCTCATTTGGGTCTTACAAAAACCCATTTATGAAACAACTGAGGAAATTTGAAGACTGACAGGATATTTGATGGTATTAAGGAATCATTGGTAAGTTTTTTTTAGGTGTGAAGATAGTAGCACAGTGATGGTAAAAAAACTAAAGATGTTTGGAGATACATATGGCAGTATTTCTAGGTAAAATGACATGATGTTGgggatttcctttaaaataattcagtagGGGTGTGTGTTGGAGAAGGTATAGATGGGTGGAGATTAGCTATGTACTGATAATTGTTGGAGCTGTGTAATTTGGGGGGGTGAGTACACAGGAGCTCACTACTGTTTGTATACGCTTGGAAGTTTCCatgataaaatgttaaataaaaagcaaaagaggCAAGACTAAACATTACATTGTATAGGCAAACACGTGGGATAAAACCAAAGAGCAAGGGAATAAGTCAACAAACGAACAACAAAACAGGATCTAAACCCAAAGAGCAGGGTGGTGGCCACCTCTGTGGAGGGGGGTGAGGGATGGAATGGGGCACAGCACACGCTGGAAATGAGTTATAGATAATACAGGGCAGTGAATTAGTGGGTGTTCAGAAGATAAA encodes the following:
- the EHMT2 gene encoding histone-lysine N-methyltransferase EHMT2 isoform X1; the protein is MRGLPRGRGLMRARGRGRAAPPGSRGRGRGGTHRGRGRPRSLLSLPRAQASWAPQLPTGLTSPPVPCLPSQGEAPAEMGALLLEKEPRGATERVHGTLGDTPRSEETLPKANSDSLEPAGPSSPASVTVTVGDERADTPVGATPLIGDEPENLEGDGDLHGARILLGHATKSFPSSPSKGGACPSRAKMSMTGAGKSPPSVQSLAMRLLSMPGAQGTTAAGPEPPPATTSPEGQPKVHRARKTMSKPGNGQPPVPEKRPPEVQHFRMSDDVHSLGKVTSDVAKRRKLNLGGGLSEELGSARGSGEVTLEKGDPGSLEEWETVVGDDFSLYYDSYSVDERVDSDSKSEVEALTEQLSEEEEEEEEEEEEEEEEEEEEEEDEESGNQSDRSGSSGRRKAKKKWRKDSPWVKPSRKRRKREPPRAKEPRGVNGVGSSGPSEYMEVPLGSLELPSEGTLSPNHAGVSNDTSSLETERGFEELPLCSCRMEAPKIDRISERAGHKCMATESVDGELSGCNAAILKRETMRPSSRVALMVLCEAHRARMVKHHCCPGCGYFCTAGTFLECHPDFRVAHRFHKACVSQLNGMVFCPHCGEDASEAQEVTIPRGDGGTPPAGTAAPAPPPLAQDAPGRADTSQPSARMRGHGEPRRPPCDPLADTIDSSGPSLTLPNGGCLSAVGLPPGPGREALEKALVIQESERRKKLRFHPRQLYLSVKQGELQKVILMLLDNLDPNFQSDQQSKRTPLHAAAQKGSVEICHVLLQAGANINAVDKQQRTPLMEAVVNNHLEVAHYMVQRGGCVYSKEEDGSTCLHHAAKIGNLEMVSLLLSTGQVDVNAQDSGGWTPIIWAAEHKHIDVIRMLLTRGADVTLTDNEENICLHWASFTGSAAIAEVLLNARCDLHAVNYHGDTPLHIAARESYHDCVLLFLSRGANPELRNKEGDTAWDLTPERSDVWFALQLNRKLRLGVGNRAIRTEKIICRDVARGYENVPIPCVNGVDGEPCPEDYKYISENCETSTMNIDRNITHLQHCTCVDDCSSSNCLCGQLSIRCWYDKDGRLLQEFNKIEPPLIFECNQACSCWRNCKNRVVQSGIKVRLQLYRTAKMGWGVRALQTIPQGTFICEYVGELISDAEADVREDDSYLFDLDNKDGEVYCIDARYYGNISRFINHLCDPNIIPVRVFMLHQDLRFPRIAFFSSRDIRTGEELGFDYGDRFWDIKSKYFTCQCGSEKCKHSAEAIALEQSRMARLDPHPELLPELNSLPPVNT
- the EHMT2 gene encoding histone-lysine N-methyltransferase EHMT2 isoform X2, with the protein product MRGLPRGRGLMRARGRGRAAPPGSRGRGRGGTHRGRGRPRSLLSLPRAQASWAPQLPTGLTSPPVPCLPSQGEAPAEMGALLLEKEPRGATERVHGTLGDTPRSEETLPKANSDSLEPAGPSSPASVTVTVGDERADTPVGATPLIGDEPENLEGDGDLHGARILLGHATKSFPSSPSKGGACPSRAKMSMTGAGKSPPSVQSLAMRLLSMPGAQGTTAAGPEPPPATTSPEGQPKVHRARKTMSKPGNGQPPVPEKRPPEVQHFRMSDDVHSLGKVTSDVAKRRKLNLGGGLSEELGSARGSGEVTLEKGDPGSLEEWETVVGDDFSLYYDSYSVDERVDSDSKSEVEALTEQLSEEEEEEEEEEEEEEEEEEEEEEDEESGNQSDRSGSSGRRKAKKKWRKDSPWVKPSRKRRKREPPRAKEPRGVNGVGSSGPSEYMEVPLGSLELPSEGTLSPNHAGVSNDTSSLETERGFEELPLCSCRMEAPKIDRISERAGHKCMATESVDGELSGCNAAILKRETMRPSSRVALMVLCEAHRARMVKHHCCPGCGYFCTAGTFLECHPDFRVAHRFHKACVSQLNGMVFCPHCGEDASEAQEVTIPRGDGGTPPAGTAAPAPPPLAQDAPGRADTSQPSARMRGHGEPRRPPCDPLADTIDSSGPSLTLPNGGCLSAVGLPPGPGREALEKALVIQESERRKKLRFHPRQLYLSVKQGELQKVILMLLDNLDPNFQSDQQSKRTPLHAAAQKGSVEICHVLLQAGANINAVDKQQRTPLMEAVVNNHLEVAHYMVQRGGCVYSKEEDGSTCLHHAAKIGNLEMVSLLLSTGQVDVNAQDSGGWTPIIWAAEHKHIDVIRMLLTRGADVTLTDNEENICLHWASFTGSAAIAEVLLNARCDLHAVNYHGDTPLHIAARESYHDCVLLFLSRGANPELRNKEGDTAWDLTPERSDVWFALQLNRKLRLGVGNRAIRTEKIICRDVARGYENVPIPCVNGVDGEPCPEDYKYISENCETSTMNIDRNITHLQDGRLLQEFNKIEPPLIFECNQACSCWRNCKNRVVQSGIKVRLQLYRTAKMGWGVRALQTIPQGTFICEYVGELISDAEADVREDDSYLFDLDNKDGEVYCIDARYYGNISRFINHLCDPNIIPVRVFMLHQDLRFPRIAFFSSRDIRTGEELGFDYGDRFWDIKSKYFTCQCGSEKCKHSAEAIALEQSRMARLDPHPELLPELNSLPPVNT